TGTTTACAACCACAGAGCTACATTACAAGCATGATAAAACAGGAACACCGTATGAGCTTTTTCGAAGTGGcttttctgttttatctgtaactgtacTCTTACGCCACCTTCTGTCAGCACTGTGAACACTCACCTCCACGCAGCAACGGCCAGAGAGACTGGGTACTCCAGGTGTTTGGAGAACAGAGCTGCCACGATGATGGCAAAGGCAACTTGCTGAATTTGAATCCCCAAATAAATCAGGAGGAGGCCAAACAGCTGCAGCGTCCATGACAAGATGGTAATGCTCTTCTCATCCTCCAGAGGACCGTAACGGTAACACACGGCAAAAGTGATGAATCCCACCACTCCTACGTAACCTGACAAAAACAGACATACTGACTTACAAAGTGTTAAAGTAGAATTAACCCAAAAattatttacagttttacatgttttttcccTGACATGCAGCCAATAaaacatgtactgtattttgTCTGTTGGTCATTCAAATCACAAGGTTCAATGTGGAGCAGATGGTGTACTGTATGTAGATTTAAGCAGCATTTTTCACCATATAGTTGAGTattacaaacagaaaacaagggCAGGAGACAAATCTGTGTCTTAATAGAGACTTAACAGACACTTTAAAGAAtacctcacccacaaaatgatcatttgtctATCAATGactcatgcatgcatgttaccttgaattcatgaagaaaactctATTTTTCTCGTATGCGTCTGCAGTGATCAGAGAATCCACAAAAGGCGAGCATTCTCCATGAGCTGAAGTCACAGGgatccacatttaacaacagaaaatctACATCAAAACGTCTGTTTACAACTCTCGCACAACTtgaaaccttactatttaaaacacttctgcctACAGGTGGCACCTAGTTGCGTGCCTGGACATGACATGCCCATGAGCTCCATTTGAGCAGTGTTCAAACGCATGTTCATGCGTCCTACTCATACGACTGttgtactgatgtgttttaaatcgTAATGTTTAAGcggaaatgcatgtgtttgagaagtactgaggaTACGGCTGAATCAATGAGACCTGGATTAAACGGTGtgagttgtgtgagtgtttgtatacggatgtttttatttggttttgcTGTTAAATGCAGCCATGTTAACTTAAATTCATTAAGGATGttcgccttttttggattctacAGTCACTGTGGGGACATGCAAGAAAGACAAAGCAGTCTTCACGGATTCAAGGTAACACGTGTTATGTAAATGGTATATTCTCTTAAAAGGATTATTCTAAACGTTACAAATAAAGCGGGTGCATAACTTTTATGCTTAGTGGTCCAAAAAATAGCTTTTAAATATGCTACATCAAGAGTCTTGCTTTGGTTTAATGTTTCAAACACCAAAAAGTCACATTGTTAATGAAGGGTCTGTACCTAGCACCACATTCCAGTGTTCTCGCAGAATCACGCCGAGGTTCCTAAAGACAAGCTGGATGGCGTACACAGAAAACGACCAGCCGCCAACAATCAACGCATAAAAAGGGCTTTTCTGTGGCAACAGCAAAAACAAGGGGAACATTAATTAAGTATGACGCCAAAGTGATTTCACTCATAAAATTATGGATATTTGAGGGCAATGAAATTCCTTACCTTTGGCAAAAAGCGTGCCAAAATGAAAACGATGATGATGAGAGAGGCGATCATGCCTGTGCTCATCCCAGCTGAGTAGAAAAAAAGCTGACTCCTTCatttaagaagaaaaaatagtTAATAACATATGATGACCCTGTTAAATCCTAACAATGGAACCTTTTTTGAGTAAGAAAAATTACCTGCTGAGTGATCCTGCAAAGATGAACAACAACGCCCCAGCGAGGAATACCAAAAACAGATAGATATCAAACTCTgcaaggaaaaaagaacattgtGTTGACCGTGTCATATCTTTCAATATAACCAGAAAACTAACGGTAATCATTTGTTTCCCCACTTACTACGAAGGTGCTTGACAGTGTACTTTGTTTTGTCAGCAGGATCGATCTTGAAGCACGTCTTCTTGCTGAATAAATTGATGTTAATAGTTGTTTCATTGTGCCGCTCACGTAACAAGCTCTGAAACCAGCCCCAGACACTGAAGCGATCcagctcctgcagctcctcctcaCCCTCCACAGTTGCCACCTTGAACACGTTTGAACTCCAAACTTTGACCTGTCAGAAACCTTCAGTTATTACGGACCCAATTCACAGTAAGGAACTGCTTTAAGATATAACCTTTGTTAATAACCGCTGACACTATATCCCTGACATATTTCATGCAGAGGCTTCTTTTTTCTTGATGTCATGGATCACAACATATTTACACTTTACACCACATTGAATTCATTGCCAAGAACCACAGAACTTTTTGTTACCTGCACTCTTTCAGaaacattatttaattattttataagAAAGTGCATTAAATACAAACTTTAACACTTCTGGATTTGGCTGAGCACCATTCATGTAACTTACCTGAATTCTTGTCCATGTTTGCTTCCAAGTTGGCACCACAGTGTTTTTGTAACAGAACCTGTTGGACCCTGACATGACGTACTCCCCACCATCCTGGAGATCAGTTACTGGATGTGTGTTACCTGCGTTTGATAAGCAGCAACATGCATGTAATACTGAGATTGCATCACGTTACTTTAAACAGTAAATTGGCCTGTTTACTTTAAAAGAAACCTGTGACATGGACAACAAATTTAAAAGATGTCCGTTCTGTTTTAT
This genomic stretch from Epinephelus moara isolate mb chromosome 16, YSFRI_EMoa_1.0, whole genome shotgun sequence harbors:
- the nemp1 gene encoding nuclear envelope integral membrane protein 1, coding for MAGCMKMINDFTSISVKLTAITVLLICLPQTSGLQDTGNTHPVTDLQDGGEYVMSGSNRFCYKNTVVPTWKQTWTRIQVKVWSSNVFKVATVEGEEELQELDRFSVWGWFQSLLRERHNETTININLFSKKTCFKIDPADKTKYTVKHLRKFDIYLFLVFLAGALLFIFAGSLSRSQLFFYSAGMSTGMIASLIIIVFILARFLPKKSPFYALIVGGWSFSVYAIQLVFRNLGVILREHWNVVLGYVGVVGFITFAVCYRYGPLEDEKSITILSWTLQLFGLLLIYLGIQIQQVAFAIIVAALFSKHLEYPVSLAVAAWRRIKRYIRWKPEPRRLLTEEEYQKEAEEETRRALDELRKYCNSPEFSPWKAVSRLQSPKRFADFVEGSPHLMSNEVSVHAQEYGLGGSFFEDEFFDTDDEEDDLKPMMKPE